One window of the Cryptococcus gattii WM276 chromosome E, complete sequence genome contains the following:
- a CDS encoding Hypothetical protein (Similar to TIGR gene model, INSD accession AAW43393.1; CNE00150) produces the protein MSVNAQSHPEPIPIPGASHVPASPTSVPSDVATSPDARRKSNPSPPIDPSRLNNHPAPLPEQPGSSQNEPRSPPLRSPQDSTSPHSVTTTGSAYLDTGLPAEPASHPTVAETGALSSSHETGPRQGQLKRVEKKGDGGIIKLGSLGGDGLKVKPPMGRED, from the coding sequence ATGTCTGTCAACGCACAATCCCACCCCGAACCAATTCCTATTCCGGGAGCGTCTCATGTACCTGCATCCCCCACTTCTGTGCCCTCTGACGTCGCCACCTCTCCCGATGCTCGCCGAAAAAGCAATCCTTCACCTCCTATTGACCCCTCCAGACTCAACAACCATCCAGCTCCTCTCCCAGAACAACCTGGATCAAGCCAAAATGAACCTCGCTCTCCTCCGCTTCGCAGTCCTCAGGACTCTACCTCCCCCCATTCGGTAACGACTACTGGTTCTGCTTATCTTGACACTGGTCTTCCGGCCGAGCCCGCTTCACACCCTACGGTCGCTGAGACGGGAGCTCTTTCTAGCAGTCACGAGACAGGACCAAGGCAGGGACAGCTGAAAAGGGTCGAGAAGAAAGGTGATGGTGGAATCATCAAGCTAGGTAGCCTTGGAGGAGACGGTTTGAAAGTCAAGCCTCCGATGGGCAGGGAGGATTAG